One part of the Malus sylvestris chromosome 2, drMalSylv7.2, whole genome shotgun sequence genome encodes these proteins:
- the LOC126605177 gene encoding very-long-chain aldehyde decarbonylase CER1-like isoform X4, translated as MASMPGILTDWPWKPLGSFKYLIMAPWVIHSTMLFMMNDGKDRDIAYILIFPLMLWRMIHNQIWITLSRYRTAKGNGRILDKGLEFDQVDRERNWDDQILFNGTLMYLSNRLFSGAQNVPLWRTDGVVATILLHAGPVEYLYYWFHRALHHHYLYSRYHSHHHSSIVTEPITSVIHPFAEHIVYSLLFSIPMLATVFMGTASVISLVGYHTYIDFMNNMGHCNFELIPNCLFSLFPPLKYLMYTPSFHSLHHTQFRTNYSLFMPFYDYVYGTMDNSTDSLYETSLKREEESPDILHLTHLTTPESIYHLPLGFASLASIPHTPKWYLWLMWPVTLWYMVLTRICGRTFVVERQRFNKLRLQTWVIPKYTLQYNFRFQKEAINCLIEEAIVQAEKKGVKVISLGLLNQGEDLNRYGGLYVQRHPHLKIKVVDGSSLAVAVILNSIPKGTTQVVFRGNLTKVAYALAFALYQKGIQVATLHEDEYLKLTKSLSATESSLVLAESYAHKIWLVGDGLSEKEQLSAPRGTLFVPFSQLPPKKLRKDCFYHYTPAMKIPSSLENIYSCENWLPRRVMSAWRIAGIVHALEGWKEHECGYTMSDTDKVWQASLRHGFHPLVTTQPM; from the exons ATGGCTTCTATGCCTGGAATTCTTACTGATTGGCCATGGAAACCACTTGGAAGCTTTAAG TACCTCATCATGGCTCCTTGGGTCATTCACAGCACAATGTTGTTCATGATGAATGATGGAAAAGATAGAGATATAGCTTACATCCTCATATTTCCACTTATGCTTTGGAGGATGATCCACAACCAGATATGGATCACTCTTTCTCGATATCGAACAGCCAAAGGCAATGGTCGAATTCTTGACAAGGGTCTTGAATTCGATCAGGTTGACAGAGAAAGAAACTG GGATGACCAAATATTGTTCAATGGTACCCTAATGTACCTCTCCAACCGATTGTTCTCTGGGGCTCAAAATGTACCACTTTGGAGGACAGACGGAGTTGTTGCAACAATTCTACTTCATGCTGGTCCTGTGGAGTACCTCTACTATTGGTTTCACAGAGCACTTCACCATCATTATCTCTACTCTCGCTACCATTCTCATCACCATTCCTCAATCGTTACTGAACCTATTACTT CTGTGATTCACCCATTTGCGGAGCACATAGTATATTCCTTGCTCTTCTCAATACCAATGCTAGCAACTGTGTTCATGGGAACAGCTTCTGTCATATCCCTTGTTGGCTATCATACTTATATTGACTTCATGAATAACATGGGACACTGCAATTTTGAGCTCATTCCAAACTgcctcttctctctttttcctcctctcaAGTATCTTATGTATACCCCTTC GTTTCACTCTTTGCATCACACACAATTCCGAACCAATTACTCTCTCTTCATGCCATTCTACGACTACGTATATGGCACCATGGACAATTCTACTGATTCACTCTATGAAACTTCACTCAAGAGAGAGGAGGAATCGCCAGATATCCTTCATCTAACCCATCTAACAACACCGGAATCCATCTATCATCTACCGCTAGGGTTTGCTTCCTTGGCTTCTATACCCCACACACCAAAATGGTACCTATGGTTGATGTGGCCTGTGACATTGTGGTACATGGTGTTAACTCGGATCTGTGGTCGTACATTTGTGGTTGAGAGGCAGCGATTTAACAAGCTCAGATTACAAACTTGGGTTATACCCAAATACACTTTGCAA TACAACTTTCGATTCCAGAAAGAAGCTATCAATTGCTTAATTGAGGAAGCCATTGTTCAAGCTGAGAAAAAGGGTGTCAAAGTTATAAGTCTCGGCCTCTTGAATCAG GGTGAGGATCTGAATAGATATGGTGGTCTCTATGTTCAAAGGCATCCTCATCTCAAAATCAAGGTTGTGGATGGAAGTAGCTTAGCAGTTGCTGTAATCCTAAACAGCATTCCAAAAGGGACAACTCAAGTTGTTTTCAGAGGTAAcctcacaaaggttgcttatgcCCTTGCCTTTGCTTTGTACCAGAAGGGTATCCag GTAGCTACATTACACGAAGATGAATATTTGAAGCTCACCAAATCATTGAGTGCCACTGAAAGTAGTTTGGTTCTTGCAGAAAGTTATGCACACAAG ATTTGGTTAGTTGGAGATGGATTGTCAGAAAAAGAGCAGTTGAGTGCCCCAAGAGGAACATTATTTGTTCCCTTCTCCCAACTCCCACCAAAAAAACTGCGCAAAGACTGCTTCTACCACTATACCCCAGCGATGAAGATTCCCTCATCTCTTGAGAATATTTACTCTTGTGAG AATTGGTTGCCAAGAAGGGTGATGAGTGCATGGCGTATAGCAGGCATAGTGCATGCCTTGGAAGGTTGGAAGGAGCATGAGTGTGGTTACACCATGTCCGACACTGACAAAGTTTGGCAAGCAAGTCTTCGACATGGTTTCCACCCACTTGTCACCACTCAACCGATGTAA
- the LOC126605177 gene encoding very-long-chain aldehyde decarbonylase CER1-like isoform X3 codes for MASMPGILTDWPWKPLGSFKYLIMAPWVIHSTMLFMMNDGKDRDIAYILIFPLMLWRMIHNQIWITLSRYRTAKGNGRILDKGLEFDQVDRERNWDDQILFNGTLMYLSNRLFSGAQNVPLWRTDGVVATILLHAGPVEYLYYWFHRALHHHYLYSRYHSHHHSSIVTEPITSVIHPFAEHIVYSLLFSIPMLATVFMGTASVISLVGYHTYIDFMNNMGHCNFELIPNCLFSLFPPLKYLMYTPSFHSLHHTQFRTNYSLFMPFYDYVYGTMDNSTDSLYETSLKREEESPDILHLTHLTTPESIYHLPLGFASLASIPHTPKWYLWLMWPVTLWYMVLTRICGRTFVVERQRFNKLRLQTWVIPKYTLQYNFRFQKEAINCLIEEAIVQAEKKGVKVISLGLLNQGEDLNRYGGLYVQRHPHLKIKVVDGSSLAVAVILNSIPKGTTQVVFRGNLTKVAYALAFALYQKGIQVATLHEDEYLKLTKSLSATESSLVLAESYAHKSTFQIWLVGDGLSEKEQLSAPRGTLFVPFSQLPPKKLRKDCFYHYTPAMKIPSSLENIYSCENWLPRRVMSAWRIAGIVHALEGWKEHECGYTMSDTDKVWQASLRHGFHPLVTTQPM; via the exons ATGGCTTCTATGCCTGGAATTCTTACTGATTGGCCATGGAAACCACTTGGAAGCTTTAAG TACCTCATCATGGCTCCTTGGGTCATTCACAGCACAATGTTGTTCATGATGAATGATGGAAAAGATAGAGATATAGCTTACATCCTCATATTTCCACTTATGCTTTGGAGGATGATCCACAACCAGATATGGATCACTCTTTCTCGATATCGAACAGCCAAAGGCAATGGTCGAATTCTTGACAAGGGTCTTGAATTCGATCAGGTTGACAGAGAAAGAAACTG GGATGACCAAATATTGTTCAATGGTACCCTAATGTACCTCTCCAACCGATTGTTCTCTGGGGCTCAAAATGTACCACTTTGGAGGACAGACGGAGTTGTTGCAACAATTCTACTTCATGCTGGTCCTGTGGAGTACCTCTACTATTGGTTTCACAGAGCACTTCACCATCATTATCTCTACTCTCGCTACCATTCTCATCACCATTCCTCAATCGTTACTGAACCTATTACTT CTGTGATTCACCCATTTGCGGAGCACATAGTATATTCCTTGCTCTTCTCAATACCAATGCTAGCAACTGTGTTCATGGGAACAGCTTCTGTCATATCCCTTGTTGGCTATCATACTTATATTGACTTCATGAATAACATGGGACACTGCAATTTTGAGCTCATTCCAAACTgcctcttctctctttttcctcctctcaAGTATCTTATGTATACCCCTTC GTTTCACTCTTTGCATCACACACAATTCCGAACCAATTACTCTCTCTTCATGCCATTCTACGACTACGTATATGGCACCATGGACAATTCTACTGATTCACTCTATGAAACTTCACTCAAGAGAGAGGAGGAATCGCCAGATATCCTTCATCTAACCCATCTAACAACACCGGAATCCATCTATCATCTACCGCTAGGGTTTGCTTCCTTGGCTTCTATACCCCACACACCAAAATGGTACCTATGGTTGATGTGGCCTGTGACATTGTGGTACATGGTGTTAACTCGGATCTGTGGTCGTACATTTGTGGTTGAGAGGCAGCGATTTAACAAGCTCAGATTACAAACTTGGGTTATACCCAAATACACTTTGCAA TACAACTTTCGATTCCAGAAAGAAGCTATCAATTGCTTAATTGAGGAAGCCATTGTTCAAGCTGAGAAAAAGGGTGTCAAAGTTATAAGTCTCGGCCTCTTGAATCAG GGTGAGGATCTGAATAGATATGGTGGTCTCTATGTTCAAAGGCATCCTCATCTCAAAATCAAGGTTGTGGATGGAAGTAGCTTAGCAGTTGCTGTAATCCTAAACAGCATTCCAAAAGGGACAACTCAAGTTGTTTTCAGAGGTAAcctcacaaaggttgcttatgcCCTTGCCTTTGCTTTGTACCAGAAGGGTATCCag GTAGCTACATTACACGAAGATGAATATTTGAAGCTCACCAAATCATTGAGTGCCACTGAAAGTAGTTTGGTTCTTGCAGAAAGTTATGCACACAAG TCAACTTTTCAGATTTGGTTAGTTGGAGATGGATTGTCAGAAAAAGAGCAGTTGAGTGCCCCAAGAGGAACATTATTTGTTCCCTTCTCCCAACTCCCACCAAAAAAACTGCGCAAAGACTGCTTCTACCACTATACCCCAGCGATGAAGATTCCCTCATCTCTTGAGAATATTTACTCTTGTGAG AATTGGTTGCCAAGAAGGGTGATGAGTGCATGGCGTATAGCAGGCATAGTGCATGCCTTGGAAGGTTGGAAGGAGCATGAGTGTGGTTACACCATGTCCGACACTGACAAAGTTTGGCAAGCAAGTCTTCGACATGGTTTCCACCCACTTGTCACCACTCAACCGATGTAA
- the LOC126605177 gene encoding very-long-chain aldehyde decarbonylase CER1-like isoform X1: MLGFHLQYLIMAPWVIHSTMLFMMNDGKDRDIAYILIFPLMLWRMIHNQIWITLSRYRTAKGNGRILDKGLEFDQVDRERNWDDQILFNGTLMYLSNRLFSGAQNVPLWRTDGVVATILLHAGPVEYLYYWFHRALHHHYLYSRYHSHHHSSIVTEPITSVIHPFAEHIVYSLLFSIPMLATVFMGTASVISLVGYHTYIDFMNNMGHCNFELIPNCLFSLFPPLKYLMYTPSFHSLHHTQFRTNYSLFMPFYDYVYGTMDNSTDSLYETSLKREEESPDILHLTHLTTPESIYHLPLGFASLASIPHTPKWYLWLMWPVTLWYMVLTRICGRTFVVERQRFNKLRLQTWVIPKYTLQYNFRFQKEAINCLIEEAIVQAEKKGVKVISLGLLNQGEDLNRYGGLYVQRHPHLKIKVVDGSSLAVAVILNSIPKGTTQVVFRGNLTKVAYALAFALYQKGIQVATLHEDEYLKLTKSLSATESSLVLAESYAHKSTFQIWLVGDGLSEKEQLSAPRGTLFVPFSQLPPKKLRKDCFYHYTPAMKIPSSLENIYSCENWLPRRVMSAWRIAGIVHALEGWKEHECGYTMSDTDKVWQASLRHGFHPLVTTQPM; the protein is encoded by the exons ATGCTGGGTTTTCACTTGCAGTACCTCATCATGGCTCCTTGGGTCATTCACAGCACAATGTTGTTCATGATGAATGATGGAAAAGATAGAGATATAGCTTACATCCTCATATTTCCACTTATGCTTTGGAGGATGATCCACAACCAGATATGGATCACTCTTTCTCGATATCGAACAGCCAAAGGCAATGGTCGAATTCTTGACAAGGGTCTTGAATTCGATCAGGTTGACAGAGAAAGAAACTG GGATGACCAAATATTGTTCAATGGTACCCTAATGTACCTCTCCAACCGATTGTTCTCTGGGGCTCAAAATGTACCACTTTGGAGGACAGACGGAGTTGTTGCAACAATTCTACTTCATGCTGGTCCTGTGGAGTACCTCTACTATTGGTTTCACAGAGCACTTCACCATCATTATCTCTACTCTCGCTACCATTCTCATCACCATTCCTCAATCGTTACTGAACCTATTACTT CTGTGATTCACCCATTTGCGGAGCACATAGTATATTCCTTGCTCTTCTCAATACCAATGCTAGCAACTGTGTTCATGGGAACAGCTTCTGTCATATCCCTTGTTGGCTATCATACTTATATTGACTTCATGAATAACATGGGACACTGCAATTTTGAGCTCATTCCAAACTgcctcttctctctttttcctcctctcaAGTATCTTATGTATACCCCTTC GTTTCACTCTTTGCATCACACACAATTCCGAACCAATTACTCTCTCTTCATGCCATTCTACGACTACGTATATGGCACCATGGACAATTCTACTGATTCACTCTATGAAACTTCACTCAAGAGAGAGGAGGAATCGCCAGATATCCTTCATCTAACCCATCTAACAACACCGGAATCCATCTATCATCTACCGCTAGGGTTTGCTTCCTTGGCTTCTATACCCCACACACCAAAATGGTACCTATGGTTGATGTGGCCTGTGACATTGTGGTACATGGTGTTAACTCGGATCTGTGGTCGTACATTTGTGGTTGAGAGGCAGCGATTTAACAAGCTCAGATTACAAACTTGGGTTATACCCAAATACACTTTGCAA TACAACTTTCGATTCCAGAAAGAAGCTATCAATTGCTTAATTGAGGAAGCCATTGTTCAAGCTGAGAAAAAGGGTGTCAAAGTTATAAGTCTCGGCCTCTTGAATCAG GGTGAGGATCTGAATAGATATGGTGGTCTCTATGTTCAAAGGCATCCTCATCTCAAAATCAAGGTTGTGGATGGAAGTAGCTTAGCAGTTGCTGTAATCCTAAACAGCATTCCAAAAGGGACAACTCAAGTTGTTTTCAGAGGTAAcctcacaaaggttgcttatgcCCTTGCCTTTGCTTTGTACCAGAAGGGTATCCag GTAGCTACATTACACGAAGATGAATATTTGAAGCTCACCAAATCATTGAGTGCCACTGAAAGTAGTTTGGTTCTTGCAGAAAGTTATGCACACAAG TCAACTTTTCAGATTTGGTTAGTTGGAGATGGATTGTCAGAAAAAGAGCAGTTGAGTGCCCCAAGAGGAACATTATTTGTTCCCTTCTCCCAACTCCCACCAAAAAAACTGCGCAAAGACTGCTTCTACCACTATACCCCAGCGATGAAGATTCCCTCATCTCTTGAGAATATTTACTCTTGTGAG AATTGGTTGCCAAGAAGGGTGATGAGTGCATGGCGTATAGCAGGCATAGTGCATGCCTTGGAAGGTTGGAAGGAGCATGAGTGTGGTTACACCATGTCCGACACTGACAAAGTTTGGCAAGCAAGTCTTCGACATGGTTTCCACCCACTTGTCACCACTCAACCGATGTAA
- the LOC126610497 gene encoding uncharacterized protein LOC126610497 has product MYVADHALLQTRTILGTNWTLIEAVTLCSSWVEVTHDLITGYEMQLREMWSLIHTNYLEKIGGKKTKELMSSRGRILSQSFSMWRDALTQVSSNLRSGENLADQTLQAQAWYNAKKKKNKSFNRWECWNIVKDCPKFRIVPVGPEVVMNSTPLHSTPDHASHVHEDDAEEVPKTPLNKCRGLPIIQLGLKVRSLQREKGMLLRMIMQNIWKNLLAKVN; this is encoded by the exons ATGTACGTCGCAGATCATGCATTGCTTCAAACGCGAACGATATTAG gtacgaattggacgcttATTGAAGCTGTTACGTTGTGTTCTagttgggttgaagttactcatgatcTGATTACAGGttatgagatgcagttgcgagaaatgtggagtcttattcataccaattatcttgagaaaattggtggaaaaaaaaccaaagaatTGATGTCCAGTCGTGGGAGAATACTTAGCCAATCGTTTAGTATGTGGAGAGACGCCTTGACACAAGTTAGtagtaatcttcgaagtggggaaaatttagcggatcag acacttcaagcacaagcttggtataatgcaaaaaaaaaaaaaaacaaatcattcaaccggtgggaatgttggaatattgtcaaagattgtcctaaattcagaaTTGTGCCTGTTGGTCCAGAAGTTGTTATGAACAGCACTCCTCTACACTCTACGCCTGATCATGCCTCGCATGTTCATGAAGATGACGCAGAAGAAGTGCCGAAAACGCCCCTGAACAAGTGTCGGGGTCTTCCcattatccaattaggcctcaaggtaagaagtcTTCAAAGAGAGAAGGGAATGCTTCtaagaatgattatgcaaaatatatggaagaacttgctcgccaaggtgaattga
- the LOC126605177 gene encoding very-long-chain aldehyde decarbonylase CER1-like isoform X2, whose product MLGFHLQYLIMAPWVIHSTMLFMMNDGKDRDIAYILIFPLMLWRMIHNQIWITLSRYRTAKGNGRILDKGLEFDQVDRERNWDDQILFNGTLMYLSNRLFSGAQNVPLWRTDGVVATILLHAGPVEYLYYWFHRALHHHYLYSRYHSHHHSSIVTEPITSVIHPFAEHIVYSLLFSIPMLATVFMGTASVISLVGYHTYIDFMNNMGHCNFELIPNCLFSLFPPLKYLMYTPSFHSLHHTQFRTNYSLFMPFYDYVYGTMDNSTDSLYETSLKREEESPDILHLTHLTTPESIYHLPLGFASLASIPHTPKWYLWLMWPVTLWYMVLTRICGRTFVVERQRFNKLRLQTWVIPKYTLQYNFRFQKEAINCLIEEAIVQAEKKGVKVISLGLLNQGEDLNRYGGLYVQRHPHLKIKVVDGSSLAVAVILNSIPKGTTQVVFRGNLTKVAYALAFALYQKGIQVATLHEDEYLKLTKSLSATESSLVLAESYAHKIWLVGDGLSEKEQLSAPRGTLFVPFSQLPPKKLRKDCFYHYTPAMKIPSSLENIYSCENWLPRRVMSAWRIAGIVHALEGWKEHECGYTMSDTDKVWQASLRHGFHPLVTTQPM is encoded by the exons ATGCTGGGTTTTCACTTGCAGTACCTCATCATGGCTCCTTGGGTCATTCACAGCACAATGTTGTTCATGATGAATGATGGAAAAGATAGAGATATAGCTTACATCCTCATATTTCCACTTATGCTTTGGAGGATGATCCACAACCAGATATGGATCACTCTTTCTCGATATCGAACAGCCAAAGGCAATGGTCGAATTCTTGACAAGGGTCTTGAATTCGATCAGGTTGACAGAGAAAGAAACTG GGATGACCAAATATTGTTCAATGGTACCCTAATGTACCTCTCCAACCGATTGTTCTCTGGGGCTCAAAATGTACCACTTTGGAGGACAGACGGAGTTGTTGCAACAATTCTACTTCATGCTGGTCCTGTGGAGTACCTCTACTATTGGTTTCACAGAGCACTTCACCATCATTATCTCTACTCTCGCTACCATTCTCATCACCATTCCTCAATCGTTACTGAACCTATTACTT CTGTGATTCACCCATTTGCGGAGCACATAGTATATTCCTTGCTCTTCTCAATACCAATGCTAGCAACTGTGTTCATGGGAACAGCTTCTGTCATATCCCTTGTTGGCTATCATACTTATATTGACTTCATGAATAACATGGGACACTGCAATTTTGAGCTCATTCCAAACTgcctcttctctctttttcctcctctcaAGTATCTTATGTATACCCCTTC GTTTCACTCTTTGCATCACACACAATTCCGAACCAATTACTCTCTCTTCATGCCATTCTACGACTACGTATATGGCACCATGGACAATTCTACTGATTCACTCTATGAAACTTCACTCAAGAGAGAGGAGGAATCGCCAGATATCCTTCATCTAACCCATCTAACAACACCGGAATCCATCTATCATCTACCGCTAGGGTTTGCTTCCTTGGCTTCTATACCCCACACACCAAAATGGTACCTATGGTTGATGTGGCCTGTGACATTGTGGTACATGGTGTTAACTCGGATCTGTGGTCGTACATTTGTGGTTGAGAGGCAGCGATTTAACAAGCTCAGATTACAAACTTGGGTTATACCCAAATACACTTTGCAA TACAACTTTCGATTCCAGAAAGAAGCTATCAATTGCTTAATTGAGGAAGCCATTGTTCAAGCTGAGAAAAAGGGTGTCAAAGTTATAAGTCTCGGCCTCTTGAATCAG GGTGAGGATCTGAATAGATATGGTGGTCTCTATGTTCAAAGGCATCCTCATCTCAAAATCAAGGTTGTGGATGGAAGTAGCTTAGCAGTTGCTGTAATCCTAAACAGCATTCCAAAAGGGACAACTCAAGTTGTTTTCAGAGGTAAcctcacaaaggttgcttatgcCCTTGCCTTTGCTTTGTACCAGAAGGGTATCCag GTAGCTACATTACACGAAGATGAATATTTGAAGCTCACCAAATCATTGAGTGCCACTGAAAGTAGTTTGGTTCTTGCAGAAAGTTATGCACACAAG ATTTGGTTAGTTGGAGATGGATTGTCAGAAAAAGAGCAGTTGAGTGCCCCAAGAGGAACATTATTTGTTCCCTTCTCCCAACTCCCACCAAAAAAACTGCGCAAAGACTGCTTCTACCACTATACCCCAGCGATGAAGATTCCCTCATCTCTTGAGAATATTTACTCTTGTGAG AATTGGTTGCCAAGAAGGGTGATGAGTGCATGGCGTATAGCAGGCATAGTGCATGCCTTGGAAGGTTGGAAGGAGCATGAGTGTGGTTACACCATGTCCGACACTGACAAAGTTTGGCAAGCAAGTCTTCGACATGGTTTCCACCCACTTGTCACCACTCAACCGATGTAA